The following are encoded together in the Triticum dicoccoides isolate Atlit2015 ecotype Zavitan chromosome 6B, WEW_v2.0, whole genome shotgun sequence genome:
- the LOC119322623 gene encoding MLO-like protein 1, with translation MGQEEEAQSLALTPTWVVASVCLVIVAISLAAERLLHRLGKVLKFNGQEALFSALQRVKEELMILGFISFLLSVCQNLINRICIPESAARIMLPCIEESKAREDAATFCKRKGEVPMLSEEALHQLHIFIFVLGVVHVLFCVTTLLLGGAKMRTWNKWEKEIQQGRIKEREKTPGWMKPSAVRWIIAFFKQFYNSVGKPDYQVLRSAFVLRHYPNRPDFDFHKYMVRALEHDFKEVVGISWYLWLFVIVFLLLNINGWHTYFWLSFLPLILLLIVGTKLEHISTRLAQEAAECSDEASGNPWTKPCKEHFWFSHPRAVLHLIHFILFQNSFEMAFFFWVLATYGFDSCIMENRSYAIPRLAIGIIVQVLCSYSTLPLYAIVTHMGGDIKLQAFGEHVHVSVHSWATDVKKKATSLPAHPHPHQHPHSHLRIPFLNKKRHSGRGPATEEAAAAARATEQRAGSSSSPTAPPQQRADDLEEIVTTTEEDHRRRNASFS, from the exons atggggcaggaggaggaggcgcagtcgCTGGCGCTCACGCCGACGTGGGTGGTCGCCTCCGTCTGCCTCGTCATCGTCGCCATCTCCCTCGCCGCCGAGCGCCTGCTCCACCGCCTCGGCAAG GTGCTCAAATTCAATGGACAAGAAGCACTATTCTCAGCCCTGCAGAGAGTCAAAGAAG AGTTGATGATTCTGGGTTTCATTTCCTTCCTACTAAGCGTCTGTCAAAATCTCATCAACCGCATTTGCATCCCCGAGAGCGCTGCACGTATCATGCTTCCATGCATTGAAGAGTCCAAAGCCAGAGAAGATGCTGCCACATTCTGCAAGAGAAAG GGTGAAGTTCCCATGCTATCTGAAGAGGCTCTGCATCAGCTGCACATCTTTATCTTTGTACTTGGTGTGGTGCATGTTTTGTTCTGTGTTACAACGCTGTTACTTGGTGGAGCTaag ATGAGAACGTGGAATAAATGGGAGAAAGAAATTCAACaaggaagaatcaaggagcgtgaAAAGACGCCAGGCTGGATGAAACCATCTGCTGTAAGATGGATT ATTGCATTCTTCAAGCAGTTTTATAATTCTGTCGGTAAACCAGATTATCAAGTACTCAGATCAGCTTTTGTTCTG CGGCACTACCCAAATCGCCCAGACTTTGATTTCCACAAGTACATGGTTCGTGCCCTCGAGCATGACTTCAAAGAAGTAGTTGGAATCAG CTGGTACCTATGGCTTTTCGTTATCGTCTTCCTGCTGCTGAATATAAATG GGTGGCACACTTACTTCTGGCTGTCTTTCTTGCCCTTGATT CTTCTGCTTATTGTTGGCACTAAGCTGGAGCACATCAGCACTCGATTGGCTCAAGAAGCAGCGGAGTGTTCCGATGAAGCATCAGGAAACCCCTGGACGAAGCCATGCAAGGAGCACTTTTGGTTTAGCCATCCTAGGGCTGTCCTCCATCTGATCCATTTCATCTTGTTCCAGAACTCGTTTGAGATGGCATTTTTCTTCTGGGTCTTG GCAACATATGGGTTCGATTCATGCATCATGGAGAACAGATCATATGCCATCCCCAGACTTGCTATTGG CATCATCGTTCAGGTGCTCTGCAGCTACAGCACCCTGCCGCTGTACGCCATTGTCACCCAC ATGGGCGGCGACATCAAGCTGCAGGCGTTCGGCGAGCACGTACACGTGTCCGTGCACAGCTGGGCGACGGACGTGAAGAAGAAGGCGACGTCGCTGCCGGCCCATCCGCACCCGCACCAGCACCCGCACTCGCACCTCCGGATCCCGTTTCTCAACAAGAAGCGGCACAGCGGACGTGGCCCTGCAACCGAGGAGGCTGCAGCCGCGGCGAGGGCGACGGAGCAGCGCGCTGGAAGCTCCAGCTCTCCCACCGCACCGCCGCAGCAGCGGGCCGACGACCTAGAGGAGATCGTGACGACCACGGAGGAGGACCATCGTCGTCGCAACGCCAGTTTCTCGTAG